The following are encoded together in the Panicum virgatum strain AP13 chromosome 6K, P.virgatum_v5, whole genome shotgun sequence genome:
- the LOC120712485 gene encoding uncharacterized protein LOC120712485, translating to MEIARRAAATARLNDAYFLPDHSPPHGPISLDALRRELVKESILQEIILSELAERRELEPVVRRELGMEQAGPLPLGILPGLELTALPHHNTSPVRQGAQLHLCMPVLPEHCLEESVMVPGTVLVARRPVKDRIDEWYQPPWHKGSADEDALIDRARLPKKTFSGLKRKRTAETSTSNKKRSSEKWICALCHVNTYSEVSFEEHCAGFQHQSNVAQLGWAKEAAEPKRMATAEANHGLQHNPIAWNCSICQVKCSGKLDLNNHLKGRRHQENTVALWRESQEIQGESGFEEAELYEKKELQLVDMEQRPASRWNCSICKANCTSESDLERHLRGRRHRQTVKAQFIEGNSTTVTSHLGGKK from the exons ATGGAgatcgcccgccgcgccgccgctacgGCCCGCCTCAACGATGCCTACTTCCTCCCCGACCATTCTCCCCCGCACG GGCCAATATCGTTGGACGCGCTCCGGCGGGAGCTTGTGAAGGAGAGCATTCTCCAGGAGATCATCCTGTCCGAGCTGGCCGAGCGGCGGGAGTTGGAGCCCGTGGTTCGGCGCGAGCTCGGAATGGAGCAAGCCGGTCCCCTGCCCCTGGGTATCCTTCCAGGACTCGAGCTGACAGCTTTGCCTCACCATAACACATCCCCTGTGCGGCAAGGGGCTCAGCTCCACCTCTGCATGCCAGTGTTGCCAGAACATTGCTTGGAAGAGAGCGTGATGGTGCCCGGAACTGTTCTGGTGGCCAGACGCCCTGTTAAAGATCGTATTGATGAATGGTATCAGCCTCCATGGCATAAAGGGTCAGCAGACGAGGATGCGTTGATTGACCGG GCTAGGCTACCTAAAAAGACATTCTCTGGGTTGAAGAGGAAAAGGACTGCAGAAACTTCAACATCAAACAAGAAAAGATCATCTGAGAAATGGATTTGTGCTCTCTGCCACGTGAATACATACAGTGAAGTCTCATTTGAGGAGCATTGCGCTGGCTTCCAGCACCAGTCAAATGTAGCACAGTTGGGATGGGCTAAGGAAGCTGCTGAACCAAAGAGGATGGCAACAGCAGAGGCTAACCATGGCCTGCAGCACAATCCAATTGCTTGGAATTGCAGCATTTGCCAAGTTAAGTGTTCAGGCAAGTTGGACCTAAACAATCACCTGAAAGGCAGGAGGCACCAAGAGAACACAGTAGCCCTATGGAGAGAAAGCCAGGAAATTCAAGGGGAGAGTGGGTTCGAGGAAGCTGAGCTGTATGAGAAGAAAGAGCTACAGCTTGTTGACATGGAGCAAAGACCCGCCTCAAGATGGAATTGTAGTATCTGCAAGGCTAACTGTACATCGGAGTCTGACTTGGAGAGACACCTCCGAGGCAGAAGGCACCGACAGACTGTAAAAGCCCAATTCATAGAAGGCAACAGCACGACAGTCACCTCTCATCTTGGTGGGAAGAAATAG
- the LOC120713452 gene encoding receptor-like protein 9DC3, whose product MSLANNSLIGEVSHLICNATEIGILDLSFNSFSGSIPPCLLKHNKRLEILNLRGNSFLGNLPQDISKECALQIIDLNGNKLEGKLPVSLINCRMLQVLDLGNNLIVDTYPQWLGALPLLKVLDLKSNGFHGPIDCYGINKQTHLFFPELQVLDLSSNSFNGSIPSRFLKQFKAMMETSSGARSMYVGTTVKTTIASLNGTSPYQLYYRESVTITLKGQETTVQILSVFMSLDLSNNNFEGIIPNEIGDLKSLKGINLSRNSFTGEIPPRIANMLQLESLDLSYNQLSGEIPPAMALMSFLEVLNLSYNHLTGQIPQASQFLTFPNTSFLGNDRLCGKPLTRLCETNHAPSAAGTPGSHKELNWEFLSVEVGVLSGLGIVAATMLLWGNGRSWVYWHVGKFWLQVLQPRICRRRR is encoded by the coding sequence ATGTCATTGGCAAACAATAGCCTTATTGGCGAAGTTTCCCATTTGATCTGCAATGCAACTGAAATCGGAATTCTAGACCTTTCTTTTAACAGCTTCAGTGGATCAATACCACCTTGTTTGCTGAAACATAACAAGAGGCTTGAGATACTGAACTTAAGAGGCAACAGTTTCCTTGGAAACTTGCCTCAAGACATCAGTAAGGAGTGTGCACTTCAAATAATAGATCTCAACGGCAACAAGTTAGAGGGGAAGTTGCCGGTGTCTTTGATCAACTGTCGAATGCTACAAGTCCTGGACCTCGGAAACAACCTGATAGTGGATACGTATCCACAGTGGCTGGGAGCTCTTCCTTTGTTGAAAGTACTTGATCTGAAGTCAAACGGGTTTCATGGCCCCATCGATTGCTATGGGATAAATAAACAGACGCATCTTTTCTTCCCAGAGCTGCAGGTTCTGGACCTTTCTTCAAATTCTTTTAATGGTAGCATACCTTCACGATTCCTCAAGCAGTTCAAGGCTATGATGGAGACTTCATCAGGAGCTCGCAGCATGTATGTTGGAACTACTGTAAAAACTACTATAGCATCATTAAATGGCACATCTCCATACCAACTATACTACAGGGAATCGGTCACGATCACACTCAAGGGGCAAGAAACAACGGTACAGATACTTTCAGTTTTCATGTCCCTCGACCTCTCCAACAACAACTTCGAGGGTATCATCCCCAACGAAATTGGTGACCTGAAGTCTCTCAAGGGGATCAACCTCTCTAGGAACTCCTTTACAGGCGAGATCCCTCCCAGGATCGCGAACATGCTGCAGCTGGAGTCACTTGATCTCTCCTACAACCAGCTCTCCGGAGAGATCCCTCCAGCAATGGCGCTGATGTCATTCCTCGAGGTGCTCAACCTCTCCTACAACCACCTGACAGGGCAGATACCGCAAGCCAGCCAGTTCTTGACGTTCCCGAACACCTCATTTTTGGGGAACGACAGGCTGTGTGGGAAGCCACTGACACGACTGTGTGAGACGAACCACGCACCATCAGCTGCTGGTACACCGGGCTCTCATAAAGAGCTGAACTGGGAATTTTTGTCGGTTGAAGTAGGGGTCCTTTCGGGTTTGGGCATTGTGGCCGCGACCATGCTGCTGTGGGGCAACGGGAGGAGCTGGGTGTACTGGCATGTCGGCAAGTTTTGGCTGCAGGTTCTGCAGCCAAGGATCTGCCGCCGTCGACGCTGA